One Gossypium hirsutum isolate 1008001.06 chromosome A08, Gossypium_hirsutum_v2.1, whole genome shotgun sequence genomic window, GCGTGAAACCTAACAAGACTGCTCATAAGAATCTAGAAATAAAAATCAACATGTCAAATACAACTCTTTAGATTTAAACTGCCGGACACTAACAATTATCCTATTCCCCAGCGATTTCATGTTACAAACAAAACAATAGATGGCTCACAAAATAGGCCTTAGATCTGGCTGAATCCTTTCAACAACTCATCCAATCTAAAAGCatgaaaataagaagaagaaaactaAACAAGTTAATAAGAACTTAATGAATTCCACGATAGCATATCCTTACAATAAAATTCAACTGACACGTGAGGCTATGACATAGACTAATTAAATGACATGCCACATTTGGCAAACTCAATTTCCTATTTCTAAAGTATGCTGACGGATACTTCCGCAAGCAGACCTCGCCCATTGGCAGACATTATTCCCTATTAGGAACCCGCATAAGACGAACACAAGTCATAACTACTCTATTTGTATGTTGCATTATGGACTACCCCTTTTATGACAATTTCTTGTGCTTTTTACACTTTCATGCAATGTCCACACATTATTTAACATGATATACACCATTTTTATTAGTATACCCCGTTCATTGGCAGACATTATTCCCTATTAGGAACCCGCATAAGACGAACACAAGTCATAACTACTCTATTTGTATGTTGCATTATGGACTACCCCTTTTATGACAATTTCTTGTGCTTTTTACACTTTCATGCAATGTCCACACATTATTTAACATGATATACACCATTTTTATTAGTATACCCCGTTCATTTTTATAAATGGGAAACATAGAAAAGCTACGTTAAAAGAGATGTAGAAGGGAGAAAAATAGCGGAAGAAGTAGaaggaaatggaaaataaataaaaaaattaaaaaatataaaagaaaaaaattaaattgtttgaaaCGAGAAAATatggggatcaattgtataatttaatctaaatttttttttaaaataataatttaacatgCCACGTCAACTTAATGTTACGTCGTTAATGGCAATTAACGACCCAATGATTAAAATGTGACAACACGTTAACGAAAGTGACTAgaacataatatttcaaacatacataactaaaatataatctaaaataaacaaaagtaatattttaatagtttaccttaAATTTTATTTGTGTGTATAATGgatataaaattgtaaattatcTTAATCATACAATATTATATTGCTTTCACACAAATTTAACAAGCTTGTTGCCGGACAAGGAAAAAGATGAGAGATGTATCTAAAAAGACAAGGAAACACCCGTCTAACTCAATTAATGGTCCCATTTACATTATCCATCCCACCTTTATccttaatttatgtatttatgTCAAGGCAAATAATTATTGGAAATGTTCTTCCAgttcatatttaatatattttgaaaaattaatatggattatatattataaaaatgtgagAAATTCTTTAtggtttaaattaaaaaaaacaaaattactaagaattaaataaaatttacaagtgCAAAAGGATGACATGAATCAATCTGAAAATTTGAgctatttatttataaaaacaaatCAACTTTCAAATGTATATTTACAGACACGAATCCTGCAACTTATGTaatactttttaaatattaaaaaagatgaaaatttaaaaaatatatatgtgatattatttttgtgaattttgttgATTACACCTTATAAATATCTAGTCCATGCCATCTCACGTGTCCTTATCCATAAGCCAGACGGCATAATTCCCCCCTCCCCCCTTGTATTTGCCTAATGCCAGATTCTTgtattttcttccattttcattcaatccatccaAAACCCTGCTCTCCTTGTCGAAATGGCGACGACTCTGTTAGCTTCCTCTCAAACAAGCTTCCACCACCCACTCTCTGTCTCTGACTCATCATTTTCAAGTCCTTCATCCTCTTCTTCATCGGTCTCTATGTTCACTCTCACAAAACCTCGAATCCCTTCATTACCTTCTTACAAATCCAGCTTCTTCAACCCAATTGGGAACTATTTCAAGTGCGTTGAGATGGAACCAAGAAAAATCAGGAACTCTTCACTAACAGTTCGAATGTCATGGGACGGTCCACTCGCTTCCGTCAAATTAATCATACAAGGGAAAAGTCTCGAAGTAAATTTACTCTTACTaatcatttactttattttttttaaaaaagaagctTTTTTACTCAACAATGAGATTTCTCTCTTCCTAGTTTAAGTTGTAGCCCTTCATTGTTTTACTGATGATGCGTCTTTTTCCTATTGGAAGCCCAAGTTTTTTTACTTGAAGCATGTGAAAGACCATCTACATCATAATGATTAATGAAGCACTTAGTTTGGCATCTATATTTGCTTTGGGTtttgatttaattgatttttattataaGGCCCATGTAGAAATTGTACTTCAATGATGGGAAAGTTTAGAGAAGGTTTTTTCTGCTGTAATAAACTTGTTTTCATCGGATACAGTTAACAGATACAGTTAAGCAGCATGTTGAGGAGAAGGTTGGTAAGGCAGTTCAGAAACATAGCCATCTGGTGAGAGAAGTTGATGTTAGGTTGTCTGTTCGTGGGGAGAACTTGGGAAAGGTCCCAGGATTCGAAGATGTGAGGTACTTTCCCAATCCTGATATTTGATGTTTGCATTTTGAATTTTAGACACTTAGCTTACTTTTTGCTCTGATGGGTTTTTGTTTGAAGGTGACTTTGTTTACAAAGAAGCATGGAGTAGTTCGAGCAGAAGAAGATGCTGAGACAGTATATGGGAGTATAGATTTGGTGTCCTCAATTCTACAAAGAAAGTTAAGGAAGATTAAGGAGAAAGAATCAGATCGTGGCCGCCACATGAAAGGCTTCAGTAGATCAAAAGTTAGAGAACCGGTGGCGGTAGTAGTAGATGATGATGCAGAGGCCGTTCCCGAGCAGGTAGTAGCAGATGATGATGTAGCAGCGGTTCCCGAACAGGAGGATGATAGCTTTATAGATGAGGTTTATTTCATCAACTTTTAACCTATTGATCTGTTTATGGAATTAGTTTTCTTGcagatatttttcatatattctaCTTAGATGCTTGGCTGCAAGTCATTATATTAAGGGGCTTTTAAAACTTTATTCTACTTAGATGCTCGGCTGCATGACATTATATTAAGGGGCTTTTAAAACTTTTCTTCTTTTGAGTTCATCGACTGGCATTTATGGTTTTCGTTTCCTAATTGGGTATGCAACTTTTATTCAATCTGGGatagaggaaaaagaaaacaacagGAAATAATTTGCGGGTGTTATTGTTTATTTTGATATCTTTTGTTAGTTTTGCAAAAGGTGTCGTTGTAACTTGTATGATGGTTATTAGTAGAAATTCTGAATGAGTTTTTGTCCATATTTTCTTGCTTTAATTTGCGTCGAGAAAGATGATCAAACAAATTGATACAGCCCCTTCAAAATTGATGCTGGcacttgttttctttttccttttcctctcCATTAACGCACCTGCATTACAAATGTTTCAGATTGTTCGGACAAAATACTTTGAGATGCCACCACTGACTGTCTCTGAAGCAGTTGAACAGCTGGAAAATGTTGATCATGACTTCTATGGTTTCCGTAATGAAGAAACTGGTATGAAGTTTTCCAAGCCCTCGTTCATTTCTTTAGCCTTAACTGTTATGAGCTAATGAAAAGTATTATATTATGTGCTCGGCACAGGTGAGATTAATATTATATACAAAAGGAAAGCTGGAGGGTACGGACTCATTATACCTAAAGGAAATGGTAAAGCTGAGAAATTAGAGCCGCTGGTGGTCGAATCTGCAAAAGAACACTCTTATGTGGAATAGGTTGTCTGAGATTGTGAGATAGAAAGTTGCAAGCTGTTCCGTTCATCTGTAGATTTTCATGGCAACACTATAGATGAAGGTCTAGGCATGTAGAGAGACATAGTACAAGGTTTAAGATTAAGCGAAGATGATCATGTGGGGTTTAAAAATATCATTGCCTGAAGTATGGGGGATACATGAATAATGATATTTGTACAATCACCATGCAATCTATATAACATCTCTTACATCTTAATTTGCTCGAATTTTTTTCTCAGTTTGATAAATTGGATATCGTTATGCCTTCTGCCTGTGCATTTGCTCGACTTGTGCAGATTGTGAGGGTACCTTTGATTTTGTTACGCTGTAACGTTTTCAGGTTGCCTTTCAGTACAGGTGAAGCATAAAGTGAAGTAGTTTTCAAGCTTATGGTCGAGTTTCATCTAATTACAAAGGAGATGGACTTCTTCTTAAAATGAAGAAGATCGATGATTGGGGTCGCACTGCCATATTTATGCAAGATGCGAACTCAGCATTGGCCTTGTACATGGAGTGAGGCAACTGTTCTGGTAAGAATTGTCGGCTTTTTGAGGAATGGGAAGATTATGGATGGGAGACTTACGCAAGAGTgaaccttaaaaaaattttaagcggggaaaattgaattataaatttttgagaggttaaaatataattttatcatatgataatttatgatttcatcatttttaaaagaacaaaatagatttttttttatttttaaagggttaaaagtgtaattttattatatattaatttataattttatcatttttaaggatTGAATcgcaatattttcattttaggagACTAGGTGTCTGCTTGTCCATTAGATTCGACTATAAGTTAAAGGACTATTTGGAGGGGCAAACTATTGGATTTTGTTTAGCATACATTGATCAAAGTCATGtatattgatgttaattatacaGATATAAGTCTAAAGACTTTTTGAAGTATCGAGACTTTTAAAGACAATGCCATAGGCTTTTTGAGAACAACATGCTATTGATACTTCTCTAGTATTGAGTCTCAATACCTCAATTCTTCTAATAGCTATTTTTTAGTCAATAGAAACTTGACCCCGCAGACTAAATTTAATGCACAAAATCAATGCTTTCAATGGCTCAAAATGTCTTCCAATAAAATCAATGCTTTCAATGGCTCCAAATGTCTtccaagtgattaaaatgtattaatacaAGTCAAAAACACTTGAGGGCTTAAGGGAGACATATCCAAACATTGGAATCAAGAGAACTCACTTCAAAAATATTCTTTTTCTCATATTCTCTCATACGTACTTTCTTTGGTGCTTATTGTAATAtcttttattattcttattttcactttttcactttgtAAGATTGTTATTATTTATAAACACCCTTTTAAGCGATCTTAATTGTTTACACATTTCTCTTTGTATTAAAAGGTTTACTTAAGGTTTTTTAGTAGAAAACCTTAAGGGGATTATAAAGGGTTTCTACTTGACCCACCAAAGTCGGAAGGTTTTATTTTAACCACTAAAATTATGGGGAAAGTTCTATCTtagcttttataaaaaaaaaaaaggaatggtAAATGTTATAACTTAGCCTTGAAAGGTATCAATTCTATATAGTGAATTAGGAAAATTATTGGTTGAGGTATACCAAGATATTGGAGTTGGACAATTGAGGTTGAATCATTATAAATTGATTGTGCAAGTTTCTCtccctttttcattttattttagagaagttttgtaaagtttttaaaatacaaattcaCCCCTCATGTGTATTTTGGATCAAGCAATTAATATCTGATCTAGTTCTCTAACAAAGGTTTCATCCT contains:
- the LOC107948238 gene encoding LOW QUALITY PROTEIN: ribosome-binding factor PSRP1, chloroplastic (The sequence of the model RefSeq protein was modified relative to this genomic sequence to represent the inferred CDS: inserted 1 base in 1 codon), which codes for MATTLLASSQTSFHHPLSVSDSSFSSPSSSSSSVSMFTLTKPRIPSLPSYKSSFFNPIGNYFKCVEMEPRKIRNSSLTVRMSWDGPLASVKLIIQGKSLELTDTVKQHVEEKVGKAVQKHSHLVREVDVRLSVRXGELGKGPRIRRCEVTLFTKKHGVVRAEEDAETVYGSIDLVSSILQRKLRKIKEKESDRGRHMKGFSRSKVREPVAVVVDDDAEAVPEQVVADDDVAAVPEQEDDSFIDEIVRTKYFEMPPLTVSEAVEQLENVDHDFYGFRNEETGEINIIYKRKAGGYGLIIPKGNGKAEKLEPLVVESAKEHSYVE